A region of Paractinoplanes abujensis DNA encodes the following proteins:
- a CDS encoding nucleotidyltransferase domain-containing protein yields MKHWRELKEDRLREAITVLGRVPGVRGFLIGGSLGRGDPWPMSDIDLLPVYDDPAADDPVRRGQLEMVDWWAGSGLAQSLDLSWLSFTTAEVRAAMAAGPEALAATITGDRRWFHGIDKAYGGRPSDPADDLLSGFAAWITSNRFHPAVVAARIAEWRRQAVAAAEAAFAAAPPVIAPDGVAAPFSGPLPDATDTSRINPDLQADAESGVAAAAEGARRRREATFLMRESARALRMVMVESWGERLGSMGREWTRFERMADQHGHRATADRIAVLAGADVPGTAGRAEVAPLWLRERVTLCWQARQAVGEPVTEAQNARDQVAAYVVHVTRHRPDLDGPWTATPDPDLDAHLLDLRRVIEELAGGV; encoded by the coding sequence GTGAAGCACTGGCGCGAGCTGAAAGAAGACCGACTGCGGGAAGCGATCACGGTGCTGGGCCGGGTGCCCGGCGTCCGCGGCTTCCTGATCGGTGGCAGCCTCGGCCGTGGCGATCCGTGGCCCATGTCCGACATCGACCTGCTGCCGGTCTACGACGATCCCGCCGCCGACGATCCCGTACGCCGGGGCCAGCTCGAAATGGTCGACTGGTGGGCCGGCTCCGGCCTGGCCCAAAGCCTCGACCTCTCCTGGCTCTCCTTCACCACCGCCGAGGTCCGCGCGGCGATGGCCGCCGGCCCCGAAGCCCTGGCCGCCACGATCACCGGGGACCGCAGGTGGTTCCACGGCATCGACAAGGCCTACGGCGGCCGCCCCTCCGACCCCGCCGACGACCTGCTGTCCGGCTTCGCCGCCTGGATCACATCGAACCGCTTCCACCCCGCCGTGGTCGCCGCCCGCATCGCCGAATGGCGGCGCCAGGCCGTAGCCGCCGCCGAAGCCGCCTTCGCCGCCGCCCCTCCCGTCATCGCTCCCGACGGCGTCGCCGCTCCCTTTTCCGGGCCTCTGCCTGACGCCACTGATACGAGTCGGATAAATCCCGATTTGCAGGCTGACGCCGAATCCGGCGTGGCTGCGGCCGCGGAAGGTGCCCGTAGGAGACGCGAGGCGACTTTCCTGATGCGCGAATCAGCGCGGGCCCTGCGGATGGTGATGGTGGAGAGCTGGGGTGAGCGGCTCGGCTCGATGGGCCGGGAGTGGACCCGTTTCGAGCGCATGGCCGACCAGCACGGCCACCGTGCGACGGCCGACCGGATCGCCGTGCTGGCCGGGGCCGACGTGCCGGGCACGGCCGGCCGGGCCGAGGTCGCGCCGCTGTGGTTGCGGGAACGCGTCACGCTCTGCTGGCAGGCCCGGCAGGCCGTGGGCGAACCCGTCACCGAGGCGCAGAACGCCCGCGACCAGGTGGCGGCGTACGTCGTGCACGTCACCCGGCACCGCCCCGACCTGGACGGACCGTGGACCGCGACGCCCGACCCGGACCTCGACGCGCACCTTCTCGACCTGCGGCGTGTGATCGAGGAGCTAGCCGGTGGGGTATAA
- a CDS encoding TIGR03557 family F420-dependent LLM class oxidoreductase has protein sequence MRIGYFLSCEEYGPAELLEQARGAEKAGFSALWISDHYHPWVDAQGNSPFVWSMIGALSQATSLPITTAVTCPTVRIHPAVIAQAAATSAVLTGGRFRLGIGTGEALNEHIFGDAWPELDVRLEMLEEAVEVMRGLWEGGMYSHHGKHYTVENARIYTLPEKPVEIYISGFGPKAVDTAARLGDGYVSTMPDGDLVSRFRENGGGSKIAQAGFKAAFAATEDEGARIAYEKWPNAGVPGELSQVLPSPKHFEQAAQLVTEDMVREAFVCGSDAAGHLEMIDQYRQAGFDEVYVANTGPHYAGLFELYANEILPKIA, from the coding sequence ATGCGTATCGGATACTTCCTCTCCTGCGAGGAGTACGGCCCCGCGGAACTGCTCGAGCAGGCCCGCGGCGCGGAAAAGGCCGGCTTCTCCGCCCTCTGGATCTCGGACCACTACCACCCGTGGGTCGACGCCCAGGGCAACAGCCCGTTCGTGTGGTCGATGATCGGCGCGCTCAGCCAGGCCACGTCGCTGCCGATCACCACGGCGGTCACGTGCCCGACGGTGCGGATCCACCCGGCCGTCATCGCCCAGGCCGCGGCGACCAGCGCCGTGCTCACCGGGGGCCGCTTCCGGCTCGGGATCGGCACCGGGGAGGCGCTCAACGAGCACATCTTCGGCGACGCCTGGCCCGAGTTGGACGTACGGCTGGAAATGCTCGAAGAGGCCGTCGAGGTGATGCGCGGCCTGTGGGAGGGCGGCATGTACTCGCACCACGGCAAGCACTACACAGTGGAGAACGCGCGCATCTACACGCTGCCCGAGAAGCCGGTCGAGATCTACATCTCCGGGTTCGGGCCCAAGGCGGTCGACACGGCGGCGCGGCTCGGCGACGGCTACGTCAGCACGATGCCCGACGGTGACCTGGTGTCGCGTTTCCGCGAGAACGGCGGCGGCTCCAAGATCGCCCAGGCCGGGTTCAAGGCGGCGTTCGCGGCCACCGAGGACGAGGGCGCCCGGATCGCGTACGAGAAATGGCCGAACGCGGGCGTGCCCGGTGAGCTCTCCCAGGTGCTGCCCTCGCCCAAGCACTTCGAGCAGGCGGCCCAGCTGGTCACCGAGGACATGGTGCGCGAGGCGTTCGTCTGCGGCAGCGACGCGGCGGGCCACCTCGAGATGATCGACCAGTACCGCCAGGCCGGCTTCGACGAGGTCTACGTGGCGAACACCGGGCCGCACTACGCGGGGCTGTTCGAGCTGTACGCCAACGAGATCCTCCCCAAGATTGCGTAA
- a CDS encoding RecQ family ATP-dependent DNA helicase, whose translation MKLPVYGPRLRKVARQHFGWPSLRPGQFKPMRAVLRRRDALVVLPTGAGKSAIYQIPAVLLPGPTVVISPLLALQQDQIAALNERDDPKIRAVRVSSAETPAQQREAIQELREGRAEFLFITPEQLSDPERMAEVKALKPGLVAVDEAHCISAWGHDFRPEFLALGDLIKGIGRPPVLALTATASPPVRDDIIERLHLKKPEIHVHGLDRPNLFLEVAYCPDENYRWRKLTALLESKPGAGIIYVATRRTAEELAAKLTDAGYPAEFYHGGMAAKEREQKHEDFTADKTDIMVATSAFGMGIDKPNIRWVAHVALPDSPDSYFQEIGRSGRDDEPAQALLLWRAEDEAIQRFFTGGAPDEVELRELAGALRKGPQTKAELKEASGLGPRKLGAYIGLLEQVGAVTTGRGNKLTVPVFAPLPAAAAEAAVKEHERQQVVSRSRTDMMRGFAETRACRTQTLLAYFGEDLAKPCGHCDNCAEGTAEEVETATADEPFPVHAKVRHGEWGPGTVMGYEEDRMTVLFDEVGYKTLSVPVVKENKLLTDA comes from the coding sequence ATGAAGCTTCCCGTCTACGGACCACGTCTGCGCAAGGTCGCCCGGCAGCACTTCGGGTGGCCCTCCCTGCGCCCGGGCCAGTTCAAGCCGATGCGCGCCGTGCTGCGCCGCCGCGACGCGCTCGTGGTGCTGCCGACCGGCGCCGGCAAGTCGGCGATCTATCAGATCCCGGCTGTGCTGCTGCCCGGCCCCACGGTCGTGATCTCGCCGCTGCTGGCCCTGCAGCAGGATCAGATCGCCGCGCTCAACGAGCGGGACGATCCCAAGATCCGTGCGGTCCGGGTCAGCTCGGCCGAGACGCCGGCTCAGCAGCGCGAGGCGATCCAGGAACTGCGCGAAGGCCGGGCCGAGTTCCTGTTCATCACGCCCGAGCAGCTCAGCGACCCCGAACGGATGGCCGAGGTGAAGGCGCTCAAGCCGGGCCTGGTGGCCGTGGACGAGGCGCACTGCATCTCGGCCTGGGGCCACGACTTCCGGCCCGAGTTCCTGGCCCTGGGCGACCTGATCAAGGGGATCGGCCGCCCGCCCGTGCTGGCGTTGACCGCGACGGCCTCGCCGCCGGTGCGCGACGACATCATCGAGCGGCTGCACCTGAAGAAGCCCGAGATCCACGTGCACGGGCTCGACCGTCCCAACCTGTTCCTCGAAGTGGCGTACTGCCCCGACGAGAACTACCGCTGGCGCAAACTGACCGCCCTGCTCGAGTCGAAGCCGGGCGCGGGCATCATCTACGTCGCGACCCGTCGTACGGCCGAGGAACTGGCGGCCAAGCTGACCGACGCGGGGTATCCGGCCGAGTTCTACCACGGCGGCATGGCGGCCAAGGAACGCGAGCAGAAGCACGAGGACTTCACGGCCGACAAGACCGACATCATGGTCGCCACGTCGGCGTTCGGCATGGGCATCGACAAGCCCAACATCCGCTGGGTCGCGCACGTGGCCCTGCCCGACTCGCCGGACAGCTACTTCCAGGAGATCGGCCGCTCCGGCCGCGACGACGAACCGGCCCAGGCCCTGCTGCTGTGGCGGGCCGAGGACGAGGCCATCCAGCGGTTCTTCACCGGTGGCGCCCCCGACGAGGTCGAACTGCGCGAACTGGCCGGGGCCCTGCGCAAAGGCCCGCAGACCAAGGCCGAGCTCAAGGAGGCCAGCGGGCTCGGGCCGCGCAAGCTGGGGGCGTACATCGGTCTGCTGGAACAGGTCGGCGCGGTGACCACCGGGCGCGGCAACAAGCTGACGGTGCCGGTCTTCGCGCCGCTGCCCGCCGCGGCCGCGGAAGCCGCCGTCAAGGAGCACGAGCGGCAGCAGGTGGTGTCGCGCTCGCGGACCGACATGATGCGCGGCTTCGCCGAGACCCGGGCCTGCCGCACCCAGACCCTGCTCGCCTACTTCGGCGAAGACCTGGCCAAGCCGTGCGGGCACTGCGACAACTGCGCCGAAGGCACCGCCGAGGAGGTCGAGACGGCCACCGCCGACGAGCCGTTCCCCGTGCACGCCAAGGTCCGCCACGGGGAATGGGGACCGGGCACGGTGATGGGCTACGAAGAGGACCGGATGACAGTGCTCTTCGACGAGGTCGGCTACAAGACGCTGTCGGTACCCGTGGTCAAGGAGAACAAGCTGCTCACCGACGCCTGA